The Tripterygium wilfordii isolate XIE 37 chromosome 21, ASM1340144v1, whole genome shotgun sequence genome segment ATAAACCTCCTTGATGTCCTTCAAGTCCTTCTCTGCCCTCGTAACAATCACACGAGTAAGTCCATTCTCATCAGTGCCATTCCTCTTGATCCCATTGCGCAAAACCTGTCGAATCAAACACCATCAGTATGTCCACTGGGGAAGAGAGTATGCAGTTCCCAAATCATCTGAGAATTTCTACCTTTTCATAATACTTCTTATGGTCATGGATGCAACGAATTGCTATGCGAACAGCCTTCGAAAAATCATTCTCCGGACCACCCAACAAGgcctaacaaaacaaaaacaaatgtaACCATCAACCAAAACTTACAAGTGAATCAGCCAAGGAGGATGATCTGATGATTTGTATATACCTTAGTGATGGAAGTGCCATGGTCTTCTCTGTAGCGGTTAAAAGTCGCCATAAGCTGTGTCTTGCTCCTTGTAGTCAGAATCCTGATAACTTCTTCATGATTACATTCCTTGTCTTTGATAGCATCATGAAGAATATCAGCTTCTTTGTCTGCTAATCGTGCATCTACTTCATCACCGCTGTACCTAAACGCACTCACCAGCGCAACCAAGAGCTGTTGAACAACCACCATCATTCCAATCAGTACTCAAACTTGACAAATAGAAACTAGACATCAAGGGGGTAATCCGACATGCCTTGCGAATGTCACCGGATGTATGTGATGCGATGTCTTCTTCCAAGGAATGCTTGTAGCGAGCCTGGTACGCCCTCCTCACTGTCAAAAGCTCTTCAGGGGAGTGAACGCTAGCGATTTCAATGATGGCGCGATATTCAGGGCCGCCTTTCTTGATATCTACATTAGCAAGTACAGCATCTCTATCTGCTGGATCTAACATCCATCTATACATTGCTTTCTGTACtcaaaacaaatcaacaaaacttcACTGTCAAATATCATAGAATTCCATATCTTTAAACACAAGTAACATCAATATGTTGCAGAGCAGAAATTCTGCTGTATTTACTCAAACGTCACAACAATAAAAATGATCAATGATTAACCTCAAAGTCTCCAGAGAGCTCGGATTCGAGGCGCTTGATGAGATCCTCTTGGTAAAGACCCTCATAAGCTtgcctaatttgatgcctttgagaTGCATTTCTGTGACCCAGAATTCTGATCAAACGCTTCTCATCAGTTCCCCATCctataatacatacatatatatatatatatatatatatatacaaacaaacCCATTACTCAATTATCTAATGACAACTGGAAAACAAATAAGAATCAACaaatagaagaagaaattaattgGTACCTTGACAAGCCTTTCTAATGGCTTCTGCATCCTCCATGTaagagaagttatggtcatcaACAGCAACCAGAGTAGCCATTACTCAAAaaactcctctctttttcttctctctcaaaaTTATTGTCTATGTGAAGTGAAGGTGCCTTTTCTATCAActcctatatatacacactctcCGGCCATGGGCATCGAAATTATCGCCATTAGAAGCAGACTAAGTATGAACACTGTTTTTTTAATGATACAAAACAACATGAAATCAACATCTTTGTTCACCTGTTTTACACCATTTGGATTAACACTTGTCACCTCTCCTAAGGTGTTTTGGTTGGCATTGCTTATgtaatttttgtcttttctttgcTGCATATTCTGGAGGGGATATATTCTATGGACTTGCTTTCCTTGCATTTGGAGTTTATATGGAAAATAATAATCcaaattgaatttcaaaatcaaagagACGTTACGACTCACCAGCGTGTGACAGAGACCACCTCGTATTGGTGGTAGTGACCTGGCCAGACCAACCACGTGGGGTATAATACGGGCAACAACAACGGTCCAATCTGAGTTTGGTCTGGGACATTAAACTTAAATTCGGCCCAACCCAAAGCTTTGAAAAGTAATTTTCTTCGCTGTTGAGGAAGCGCAGATCACCTTACGAGAACCGAGAAGGGGAAGTATAGCTCAAACAAAGTGTTGGAAAATTCATTGAACATCACGTTGCAGGTTTCGGGATCTCGAGCGGCAGAGCCAGAGGAAGATGAGATGACTCTTTACATAACACTGCAGTTTTTGGGATCTGATGCAGCATATATGGCGTTATTGTTGACATTGTTCGTATCTTCGTGCACACAGCACACCGAAGAGATTTAGGAGGAAGAGCCTGAAGCCAACCACAGCCGAACAAGTCTCGCCCTCATCCTCGGCAGGTGCGTCTCCCTTGATCGATTAATTTTGCGTCATTATCCATGCAGATTAGAGGAAACTGAGTAGTCAATTGCATGCATGTTTCCTTCTCTCTAATGAATCCTTTACATGACATGAAGATGAAGTGTACATGAGACAGAAATTCGATTCAATTGACAGGGCAATGCTAATGCAATTTGATTAAGATGGGATTGTTCGGATAGTTAATCGTAAGTTGCCTTtactaaatttaaaatttatccatttatattttaaattttgaattattgttccgtatttgtaaaaaattattgttattttccAAAAACAactgtatatattttttgaaaaaaaggtatcaaaaagatattttactTTCCGATCAACGGCTATATTTCTAGAACTAGGAAACCTTCTCTCCCTTTCGGTATGTATTGTGGGGTGCGGAAAAGGAAGACGTTTTGCTTTCCAATTAATGGCTAGAATTCTAGAATTAGAAATTCGAAAACTTCCTCCTCTTTCGCGATTCTCGAAACCGGCCGGCCGTTCCCTCTTTCCTATTCAATTCTCCGTTGGCGAAAAACGGCCGACCGTGGCTTGGTTTAGGCAACGCTTCCTCCATGGGGTAACTCTGCGAATCTCATTCTGCCAAAGATGTTAGGGTTTTTGtgcttctctctttgttttgggCATTTTAATAATTGGTTTATATTAGGGTCGCCGTTGTTGTTTTTTAACGTTTGTGCGGTTTCTTTTTCGctgcttattctctattttgtttCGATTTTTTATCCCGTTAATCAGTTGAACTTATTAAAAAGActtctagtttttgtttttaagaTTGGATTGTCTCGGCTTCGTTTGCTTGGTTTGATTTaagcaagggtgattccttgcatgaaaaAAACTGAGAATGACTGGACTTAATTTAGgtaagggtgattccttgcttgAATGAGACAGTCATTCTGCCAACCACCAaagctgtgtttttttttgataattaggTTTTGATagagttcaatttttttaatatgttgTAGGTCTcatcttaatttttattctcgcGTTTTAAGTTGGAGTTTTTGTTTCCAGTTTGGTTTGGTTCGGTGTTGCTTGacttggtttaggcaagggtgattccttgcatgcctaaaactgagaatttcattcCGCCAAACAATAAAAACTTGTGggcttttgtgttttctttgtttttttttaacttttggaattttgatgatTGGGCTTTGTTAGGGTTTGACTGTTTTCTTAATATTTTgtgagttttagttttattttctgttttcgttctttgttttcttttgaatttattatggtgAAAAACATTTTCATGATTGGAAGTTAGcgtttttaacttaagattgGATTGTCTTGGCTTCGTTTGCttggtttggtgtggcttggtttGACTTaagcaagggtgattccttgcatgaaaaAAACTGAGAATGACTGGACTTAATTTACttaagggtgattccttgcttgAATGAGACAGTCATTCTGCCAACCACCAaagctgtgtttttttttttgataattaggTTTTGAtagagttcaattttttttttcttatgttgTAGGTCTcatcttaatttttattctcgcTTTTTGAGTTGGAGTTTTTGTTTCGAGTTTGGTTTGGTTCGGTGTTGCTTGACTTGGTTTAGGcgagggtgattccttgcatgcctaaaactgagaatttcattccgccaaacaataaaaatttgtgggcttttgtgttttctttttttacctttggaattttgatgattgggttttgttagggtttgactgttttcttaatattttgtgagtttcagttttcttttctgtttttattctttgttttcttttgaatttattattgTGGAAAACATTTTCATGATTGGAAGTTAGCGTTTTTAACTTTAGATTGGATTGTCTTGGCTTCGTTTGCttggtttggtgtggcttggtttGATTTaagcaagggtgattccttgcatgaaaaAAAC includes the following:
- the LOC119988579 gene encoding annexin-like protein RJ4, whose protein sequence is MATLVAVDDHNFSYMEDAEAIRKACQGWGTDEKRLIRILGHRNASQRHQIRQAYEGLYQEDLIKRLESELSGDFEKAMYRWMLDPADRDAVLANVDIKKGGPEYRAIIEIASVHSPEELLTVRRAYQARYKHSLEEDIASHTSGDIRKLLVALVSAFRYSGDEVDARLADKEADILHDAIKDKECNHEEVIRILTTRSKTQLMATFNRYREDHGTSITKALLGGPENDFSKAVRIAIRCIHDHKKYYEKVLRNGIKRNGTDENGLTRVIVTRAEKDLKDIKEVYYKRNSVSLDHDVAKETSGDYKAFLLTLLGKED